The nucleotide sequence CAGCAGCATCACCAGATGACCCCCTCCAAGCGGCGGACGGTGCTGAACATCTCGCCCCCACCCGAGGACCTTTTTGACGACAGCCGCATGTCCTGCCAGGAGGAGCAGTTCCAGGACTCAGAGCAGAGCAGTAGCATCTGGATGGATGAATCTGCCTCCAACTTCAGCATTGTCAGCTCCAGTTCGTACAACGACAACACAGAGGTGCCCCGGAAGTCCCGTAAGCGCACCCCCCGCCAGCGACCGGGCCCCAAGCATGCTGCAGCCGAGGAGGCCAGCATGGATGTGTTTGATGCTGACAGTGCCAAAGCACCACACTTTGTGCTTTCTCAGCTGTGTTCAGAAAACAAGACCTGCCCTAAAGGAAGGTGGGTGTCACCTGGATATTTTAGAGTGGATAATAATGTCTAGACTATTCTAGTGTTCACTGTTCTTACACCTCTGAGATTAGCACTATTTGGTAAATATTTTCCCCATTTGAATCTTTTTGAGAGACAGTGTAAAtgctggggggaaaaaaactgtttgacTTCACTTCTCAAAAGTAATTACACCCCATTGGAGTGCAGCAAattacagagaaatcctggaaaaATGCTGTGTCctggtgtgcaaagctggtagacaCTATGCTATATAGATTAATGGACGTAATTACTACTGAAGGCGTCTCGACCAAATATTGAATAAAGGGGGTAAATACTTATACAATCaattgttcttttgtttttgtaattaatttagaataatttgtagattttatttttctgacATAATGGACTTTTTTGTTGTTCAGTGGCAAAAAAAAGTCCAAGTGGGTGAATACTGTTGACAGCTTTTGTATTTACCGTATATTGGCTGTTGTCATTTATTACTTGTCCTCTGAATAGGCAGAGAGCTGTTCATTCAGTACCTTCTATTCAGTTTTAATTACCTCTGTACTTACTCCCATTGTTGAAAGAATGAGTAAGGAAGGACTTCTGTACTGCAAGCGGAACAAGAATCAAATCACTGGTTCAGTGTTTTCCTCTGTGCTTTAAGAAGGGTGGAGATATTAGAGGGAGGTGCAGGATACCACAGCACAAACAATGGTCAGCCATGGTGAATCACAATGAGGCTCCTAGAAAAGTGTTGAGAAAGCAGAGCAGATTAAATAAACAGAATCGTAGAATCCCCTGTGGGCCTCCCAACTCTGCATCGCTCACTAGTATCAATAAAACAACCATGGCAACTATTTGGGGATCTGTCACTAGTCCTGTTGTTCTCAATTTCCATTTATCTCTGACTCAGGCTGACTCTGTTGGGGTCTTAGCTTTGCTGGAACTTTGATAGTAACTTCAAAGCCTCCGAGTCATGTTAAGTCCAATTCCACTGAGAGGACGCTTGGTGTCAGCAATGGATGTTGTTAGCAGTTCCACCCAAGATCTGGTGGTTCCACCTCAGCGGCACTCTCCCCACTGATTACATGCTGGGTACAGGTTAGCGTGGGAAAATGAAGGAAATGGCTCTGTGCATGGAAGGATGTGTATTTAAGCCAGGGGTagtgtttcatttttaaatgtaggtTGTTAAAGGTGCAGTTTAACTGTGCCTGTTTTGTCTTCCAGTTCGGCGGATGGCCCACAAACCACCCATCAAAAAGGGGGGACCCTAGCATGCCAGTTCCCTCAGAAGAGTGAGGGCAAAGAGCTCAAGATGCTGGTCCAGCCTGAGACCCAGCACCGGGCCCGTTACCTGACTGAGGGCAGCAGGGGGTCAGTAAAAGACCGCACTCAGCAGGGCTTCCCCACCATAAAGGTATGCCCTTACtcaaaggccagattagactacCTGCAGGGGGCTCCTAGACCTGGGGTTTTAAAACGTATTCATGTCGAGGACCTCCAAATACAgagatgttgtttaaattatcaTATTTCTAAAGCAGTCATaaccaatatttattttagtaatatGAAGGTAGATGTTGTAGCCAACACCATATGGCCAATTGCCTCAGACTAGCACAGCACCCATCATAAATATAGTAATTATGTAGGAAAAATATTAGCATGTTACCCAACTAATTTTCTACAGGTAAGACCTAACTAATAAGTGAAAAATAAGAGGGCTgaacatgtatttttcatttaagTTGTACTTAAAAATGTTCTGTAATCTCTGACACAGTACAAACACATTCAGTAAATTGTACTATAGATCTGTTATGATACAATAGGATGTGTGAGCAGTATTAGTACTGGTGTTAGGGCTGGCCATTTTGGCAAGGTGTGTCTTTGCAGTCTCACCCATTCAAACAACCTTGATAGAAGCTTGTTCTGTCAACAGTTGGCTGAGTTGAAGCGTAAGGTCTCACTACTCCTGTTGAATCCGGTTTAACAAGTTATTCCCTTATAGATAGGGTGGTTACATTAGCAGACATACTGCAGTATAACACCACATCCCATGTAACAGACACTTATGTGATTGTAATGTCagtttttatcttttttttgtttagatatAAAACTGAATCGCTTGTTGGGTGCAGACAGCATCATTATAGCCAACCTCAATTTTGACACAGTTTGCTTCAGACTTTTTCAATAGAAATGGGTAAAAATGTTGCCGGGTAAAAATGGGAAATACTAAACTAACAAAAtaatcaacattttgacaacatagttgtttaatttattaattaatttgtatatattttacataatggACATATTTCAAAGATATATGATCTTTTTGCTATCAGTATCTGTATTTCATTTCCGATAAGAAAAGGTCTAACCATCAGGTACCCAGTTTAGGAAAAAAGAGGAAACAGGAGAAACGTGCAAAAGATAAAGGTATGCAGCTATGTCATTTTTGAGTATAATGTTATGCATGTAATGAAATAGGCTTGCATAACGCTTAGCCTTTGTTGCTTGCTACACTATTACACATAGGGTGACAATATTCCATTTTCTGTCCAACTAGCTTACATAACATTGGATATCATTTCAAACAGTTTCATCATGATAATGTGTGTAGCCTGCAGCTAAAAATTACAATCTAACTAGCACATTATTgacctggttaactttcattgagGTGACATCACAAAAGGTTTTATGTGATTGTATTGAGTAGATCCTGAGCTCAGTAAGGGGAATTTCCAATGCTGTAGGCtaacttaaaataaatgtattttatgctgatattttgtatatttttgataTATTGACTCTTGGGGTGTCTTATGCAAAGGAGGTTGTATGATTGGTTATATGATTAGTTCCTATTCTGAATGTTTGATAAATTCTGCATAATgacatgtatatttaattgtgcAACAAATGCATTTAGGGTGTCAGACTCgtatactgtatttcaatgcTGCTTCAGGGGCAGTTCTGATTTTGGAGCACCCTCTGTCACTGACCATGATGAGGAGCCATCTAGGCTGCTGAACGGGGGGTTTGCCCAGGGAGCCATACAAGCTAGAACCGCCACTGTCTCTGCCACATAGACTCTTTTTTTACCCTTAAATATCATcaattaatgttattattgaatattttaaatgGGAAATGGTGCATAAGGCATCTTTAAGTAAATTAATGTTgagaacataaaaaaatgtaaaagaagcATATTTTGCTgaaattgttgttaatttgcttctGCTTATTAGCTTTGGAAAGGGATTGTGACAACACTATATTCCCCCCACTGTAATATACAAgggatacattttgcattgttgAGGAAATATAATTCTGtgtcacagtgaatgtattgtatggAGTACTCAGGAGTGTGTAAAGttgaaaatataatgtgaaatcattaGGTGGCATTAGGTGCTACATCCAGCAGAATTATATTTTCTACcccctctttaacccccaatgccACATCCTGTAATATAATGTACACAGAATACATATTGcattattagctagctagttggtTTTGTTATGAGTCTGGTAGACGTTTAGTTTTTGAGAATTTTTTACTGTTtgagaatggttaattgaggggCAGGACTTACGTTGGTATTAGGAAATGATGTTAAGAAATTATTGTGAGATAATGTTACACAGAGAAAGTTTTTGACcattttgtaatacattttgtagcATTTTTCACATCCAGCCTTTTGTGTCATTGATGTCGGCGTGCCACTCTCCCGCTGCTGGGGGAAAAAATAGGGGAAACACTGTGTACAGTACACATCATAAATGACTGAAAATATTTTCCATAATTTTGATCCCATCTTCGGATATGGCTGCACACATGGTTATCGACCATGGGTATTAGATAAAGATTTGATAAAAATAGGTGGGTTTGGTGAAAAAACAAAGGTATAGAAggtattttatataaaatatatataatcctgactaacatttacaagactgaattttgAACAATGACATTACTCGTCTCTTCCTTCCCtttaaaatgaagaaaatagaACCAACGCGAGTAAAAAACTTTGATATTACTTATTAACTTGTGTCTTATTAGTTTCTGACTGTTAAGTTATGTTTCTAGAATACCTCATTTTGAGACTGTAAACGTAGTCCATATTGGCTAAATGTGCTTTCCCTGCTCTTTTCACAAGACAAATGCATGCAGTCTAACCATACCCATTGTTATGTTTGCAACTGTAGTTTTGGTAATAAAAATATGATGAGAGGTGCCTGCATGTGTGATGTGTGGCAGCAAACAAGGCAAACCGTGACGTGATAAATTCACACAACTGATGTTAATTGCAAAGAATTCTGTCAACCGTTGGCTTTTCAGGCTTTATGAGAACTTGTCTTTACAAAAGGAAATTGTGTCTTTCTTTGCAATTCCTTGTCATGTTCACAATGCTACTCAGCATGTATAGGATATTTATAAGGTTTTACTCTCAAAATAAATAGCAGAAGATAGACGCAGTTGTAGAATTATTGACCTACCATGGATCGCTAAACCTTCCACAAAAAACAAAGATCTGTAACTTTTTCATCTTGAAGAAACAAAAAGCTGGAACTGTATCTTTTTGATGTTATTTCCGCTGCACCCTTTAGTCTGTTGTGAAGACTCACATTAATACATGACTTTCGgaggagccatgctgttttcttatttgtttgtttttatgtgtttccTTGTCATCAACAGCTGGAGGGCGTAAATGAGGCGGCGGTGCTGCAGGTGTTTGTGGGTAATGACGCTGGGCGTGTTAAGCCACATGGGTTCTACCAGGCCTGCAGAGTGACAGGGCGCAACACCACCGCCTGTAAGGAGGTGGACATCGAGGGCACCACTGTCATTGAGGTGTCCCTGGACCCCAGCAACCACATGACCCTGGCGTATGTTTCTGCTTATAAACAAAACTTCTGTCCTGCTGTGAAATCCACATACTGAGGACTGCTCCTTCTAGTCACCTTCTGCTGTGAAGTGTTTTAGTGTGTTAGGAGTTGTTGTGGCAGCTGGGACCTTGGCCAACAGGCCTGTCAGCCTGTTTAAATGTTgtgctgtgtctctctgtgcagGGTGGACTGCGTGGGAATCCTGAAGCTACGCAATGCTGATGTAGAGGCTCGTATTGGTGTGGCCGGCTCTAAAAAGAAGAGCACGCGTGCCAGGCTAGTGTTTAGGGTCAACATTCCCCGGCCGGATGGCTCGGTGCTCACATTACAGACGTCTTCTTCCCCAATACTGTGCAGTGAGTAGTTTTCAGAATGTACAATTGCCCCTAATTCTTAGGAAGtataaagatttttttattttatttaaaaacctGTGGCACAATTGTGGTATCCCGGCATTTAGTAATTTGTGCACCCACCCCTAGTCAAGGCAGCATCACTGAGCCTTCTCCTATGTTTGATAAGGTGGGAGAACACAGCAAAGGAATCTGAAACCATTCATCCATGCAGAATCGTTCCGTATCCTTCAGTGTCCTTGGTCCTTATTTGTGGACCTTATTTGTGGTtttcagctcaccccacaggATTTCAATGTGGTTCAGGTTGGAACTGGGATTGACATTGCAGaagcttgattctgtggtcagtgagaAATTTTTGTGTGGATCTGGAGGAATGCTTTAGATCTTTGTCCTGCTAGAAGATAGAATGATGACCCAGTTTTAACCACTTGGCAAAAGTAGACAGATTTTGGTGTAAAACATTCAGGTACTTTATAAATTGTTGACAAGTAGTCTATTATGCAGCGTATCCTAACTGGGTTCCCAGGGCATTTGAAAGCCAAACAGCTCCACAACAACACATGTTCACTGCCACTCTTCACAGTGGGGAGTTTTTATCTGCATGATCATCCCTGTTTTTTCACCAAACCTACCTATTTTTATCTAATTTAACCACCTAACCCTGTTCTGAACCCAGTTCCAATTGAAGTTCCAATGATGGCGTTTGATAATATTGACATTTATGTCATGATGCAAGTAtaggctttcttctggcaagacGTCCAATTATATTGTTGTAAAAAGAGGTGGCATCCAATTGTAGTCTTGGAGATTTAGAGATTCAGTCAACTTCTGCAAATCTCCAAATCTGATCTGGAGATAAACTTGCATTTGATCAATTCATAAATTATTTCTTGATCACGAATGAGTTGTGTCTTTTTGTCATTTTGCCTGAATGTTGAATTTTCTATCTTGATCTGTCATATAACCCAGGGTTTGCAGTTACATTTTTTCTTACCCTTTCTCTAGTCCTCCCGTTGTGGGCACGGGTGTGGCCATAACTGTCAAGAACAGGAAAGTATGTAGGCAGGTTGGGGGGATCTTACATTGTTTACAGAACCAGAATGCAATCTGACCTGGAGAAACTCTGgccagaatataaaaaataagaatCTCCTGTGGCATCTCTCCTTCAGTGCTGTGGAGCAGGGTGGTAGGACTCAGGGAGGCCTGTGAAAACTGGAGAAAAACAGTGGGAGGagtcttatttatttatttataggaACTTTGGCATTTCTAGTGCATATGAGAAAGTCAGTCTGCAAAGGTAGTGTAAAAATATCACCTACATGTTTTGTACTGTCTTGATAattatcacagtttatttaaaaaaacaacaacaaaaatagattAATACTATTTATGCTCAGCTCAGATAATATTTTTCCTAGCTGCAAAATACAATTTCCCCAACATGTGCCAAGTAATTACAAGGTGCTATTGGTTTAAGCTATTCTCTTGGCCTCCCTTGGGTCCTCAGAAAATGCCagcatttgtgtatttgtgacaGAACACTAGGTAAAAAGGCTAAGTCAGGCAGAACTCTGAGCCTGACAGTCTGTTTCCTGTCTACAGCACAGCCTGCAGGTGTGCCTGAAATTCTTAAGAAGTCCCTACACAGTTACTCAGTAAGGGGGGGTGGTGAAGTGTTCATCATTGGCAAGAACTTCCTCAAGGACACCAAAGTCATATTTCAGGAAAATGTGTCAGGTAGGCCTACACAACAAATTATTGTATTAAATAACTGTGAATAATGTATTGGTGTTTATTCCTTTATCTAACAtaattattacatattttccccTCTAAGATGAGACGTCTTGGAAGGCAGAGGCAGAAATTGACATGGAACTGTTTCACCAGgtatatttatatgtttttgtttactttgGCCGTATATGAAAGCAACTATTTAAAATTTGTAGAAGGTTTGTATGTAATCATCTTAAATTGCTGCCAACTTAAGGAAATGTGACTGGACTCATTGTTTTGTGACCTAATTTCTGTGAGCCACTGGTAATTCTGTATGTCCCAACAGTCCTACGTAAACCTTTGCCCTTCAGAGAACAAGGGTTGAAGCTATATCTAAGCTTCAATCAGATGTCTGAGCCTTGAGATGTTAGACCAATCTCAAATAACTATTCACAATGTGTGACCAGCCAAAGTGTGCATGTCAACACCAGACATTTTACTagtcaacaaataaaataaaaacattacatttatgaaTTAGGACCTATTTTcacaacaaatgtttaatttagaTTGTTTCTAGATTCACGTTTTAATACTGTTAACtggtgaaaatgtaaattatcgGCTGTCTCTTACTGAGGACAATCTTCTTCACAGATTATTGCAGTGTGAACAAATCTGTCATCTGTCAGAGGTCAAAGGAAGCTTCCCGTTAAACGGCACTgccacaacattttcaaatatcagTCTGCCTCCCTGTCAATTACAGCAGCTTGTGGGTAGCAACAGCTAATTTATGAAAGGCTAGTTAACATGAGTTATCTAGTTATCAATGCAGAAACAGTGCtagcaccctattctctattgTGTAACATGAAGGTTGACTGGCTGGCTCTGCTACATTGTTAGCTTGGATGGTAGGTCAAATCTAGTTAGTTGAACTACTATCATACCTGAGTTAGCCAAacaattccaagtttgaaagtgagtaGTTCTGAGGGGCAAGCTCGGTGCATACATACAGTagtatacattttttggggggatagCTCGTTTTAGTTGTATCTTGGTACCAGCTGAAAGAAATTATGAGAAACTGCAGCCATTTTCTAAATTCTTAGGATTGATTTAGTAATTCATTTGAATATAGTCAGTTCTGCTATTGAAATCAAACTTTAGattatgaaaataatgtaatggaTAAGGAAATACCAGCAAGCTAGCCAACGATCCAGCCCTGTTCCCCAAACCAACGTGTAAAGTTTTTTGCGCGGTTTTTGCTACTGCTGTAAAATATTGTTAAGTGgatatttctattttgttttcccCCTCAGAATCACTTGATTGTGAAGGTTCCTCCATACCAGAACCTAGCCATTGCATCGGCAGTGTGTGTGGGGATCTATGTAGTGACCAATGCTGGCCGATCTCACGACATGCAGCCTTTTACATACACTCCAGAACCAGGTCTGTGATAAGTCAATGGATAAAGCATTTTCCTTTTACTCCTCTGATGCCACATAAGGACTAAAGCAGAATTTCCTCTGAGCATTTCTCCTAGCACTGTCAATCACAATCTTTACCACTACTAGCGGATTTGTTGAATGAATACCCTAGCCTTCTCTAAATTTGCCATCGCTGTCCTTGGTAAAGGAAGCCATCCACAACCTGGAACTCAGGGGTATTTGACACCTCCTTTTCTTGTCTCATCACTTCCTGTCAGCAAATGGTCCTTTGGGCACCTTGACACAAACCATCACTGAGTGTGGGAAATGAcagaaaaatgaacaaaaacaataaaaatatagatGATACACCTTGTTGAAACTGCAGTTATACTTATTGTTGTTCCTTAACTTCACTCAACTATGTCAACAACTATTACATGTTGTGTAAATAAAAAGATTATGAAAAATGTGATCATTTATTATCTGAAGTCAATAATTCCAAATGCTTTTTTGTCTCGCACAGCAAAAGCAGTGGACATATCTGTAAAGAAAGAATCTCTAGGCAAGTCCTGTTCTTTTGACGAACGGATTAAAGGTATCGTATTATGTACCATACCATGTTTTACACTGAGGACTTGTTCTTAATGTATagatgtgtatatgtgtgtgtgactgggagGTGCCATTAGACTCTTGGCATCTTGGCTTTTAGTATAACAACATTCTAACATTGTCATTCTCACCCTACAGTTGTTGACAGTGGCTTGCCAATGTTGCCTCTTGTGAAGAGAGAAGAGGTCACTCCAATGGAGGTTTCGAGCAACCTCCCTTCTGCTGGCCTGTTCAAGGTAAAGTGTTTACAAACGCATTCATAAGCCATGGCTGTGATAATGACTTATAATATATAGTTGAAACAATATTAACCATATCTTCCCCCAAATATAAAGTGGTGTATTTTCTCTTTCACGTATACTCAGCAGACCCCTGATGTCATGTCCCAGCTGGACTTGGGTTCCAACAATAGCCCATTCTCCAACACCTTGCCGCGGCCTACAAATGACCCTGACAAATCCCAAACTGCTGTCTTTAACAGTGCAGAGGCTCTGAGCACCATGCAGAAGCAGGACATTGGTCCCACTAGCTCCTTCCCTGTGCCTGCAGACTCACTGCTTCCGTCAGGGCCTCAACCCTTCCTCCTGGAGGCCAGAGAGGGTCTGGGGCAGGACAGGGCCGGTAACAACAAAGGGGCAGTGGGGAGGCTCAGTCAACTAGCAGAGCCCCAACAGCCGGCCCCACAGCAGCACCAGCTTCCTTTATTCCCCGTGGACGATGTGGCCCAACTTGAACAGGCAGTGAGACAACTGCACGCCAAGGGGTATTGCAGCCAGCAGCAGCAACAGATTCAACAGCAACAGCAAATTcagcaacaacagcaacagcaaattcaacagcaacagcaacaacaaattCAACAGCAACAGCAACTTCAGCAGCAACAGCTCCAGCAACAACAGATTCAGCAACATCAAATtcagcaacagcagcaacaaATTCAACAGCAACAAATTCGACAGAAACAACAGCAACTtcagcaacaacagcagcagcagcaagtTTTGGAGAGCCTTCAGCAGCAGCTGTTTCAGTCCCAGATGCCCATGCAGTGTAGCATCTTTCAGGGGGGCTCTCATGGGGATAACGTTGAACAGCGGGGTTCCCAGCAGGGCATGGTGCAGAACCATGGTTCCCTCTTTCAGCAGGCCCAGCAGCAACACCAACAGCAGCAGAAACAGCAGCAGCAAGCATCGCTCTTTCAGCAAGCCAATGAGCTCCTCTCCATTCAGACTAACTTTCTCCAGCAGGCCCCTGCTCACCCCTCTCCACCCCTGTTCCATAACCCCAGCCCACTGGCCGAAGTGCAGGACTCACAAGGGCAGCTGTTTCACACTCAGGAGCCCTCCCCCACCCAGGAGCAGGTCCAGGCTGCCCTGTTCCAGAACAGCCTGACAGTGTTGAGTGGTACCAGCCTCTCCCCAGAGCAACCTCCCTCTGCCGCCACCCTGTTCCTCCCACAGAATGCTCTGCCTGGGCAGCCCTCGGCTAACGGCAGCCAGCAGCTGGCTTTCCTTAGTGCCCTGCAGACATCGGTCCCCGAGTCCCAGACAGTCTTCCAGGCTCAGACCCACCTCTCCCCCATTCAGCAGGGGACCCCCATGGAGCAGCAGCAGCCCTCCCAAGCCCAGTCTCACCTGCCTCAACAGAGCTCCATGTTTCAGAACGTCTCCCCTCATCCACCTGCAAACACTCAGAGCCACCAGCAGCAGGCTGGCCTACTGTTCTGCAGCAACCCCCTGTCCAGCCCAGAGCAGCCCCCCAGCCTGCTTTTCAGTGGCCAGGGTCAGATGCCCCCAATGAGCAGCAGCAACCTGAACTCCCAGGAGCCACAGAGCCCCTCCATGCTGTTCTCTCAGGCCAGCGTGGTAACAGTAAGTCAGCAGGAGCCCTCCGAGCCAATGGCTTTCCAGGACCAGAGCCAGGTTGTGGGGAACCCCTCTGAGCCTCGCCAGCAAACCCTGTTCCAGGAGCAGCAGCCCATGCAGCTGGTCTCCAGCTCCAACAATGGCCCGGAGCAGCCTGTCTCCCTCTTCATGCCCCAATCCGGTATAGCCTCCCTGCAAGGTGGCATGGCTGCCCAGGAGCTTCCGCAAACGGGCATGTTCAGCACCCAAAAGGGCGTGGTAGGCCTACagacctccacctcctccccagTGCAGCAGCCAGGCTCTCTATTCCAGACACCCGTCAGTGGGAGCCTTAACCAGACCAGCCAGGCCCACCAGCCAGGCCTCTTCCTCTTTGGGATTCAGAATGGTAAGTCTTTATTAATAGAATTTCACCCCTTTTATCAAATTTCATCAAGTTTTTGCCAACCTTTCAAATGTAATACAGCATTTAATCAATAACTACCTATTTCCTCTCCATATAGAATGTGGTCAGCTGATAAATTCCCCCGGAACAACTCTGTCTGATCAAATCATTGCCATCAGTCAGTCTGGTCAgaaccagagagagagtgaggccCAAATTCAGTCGCTGCTCAACCAGTCCATGTCTGAGTCAGTGAACATGCAGAACAGCATGACCACTTCCCAGAACATGGAGAAGATTGATGACCTGCTCGTGAGCCTGCAGGAACAGGGCAACAACCTCACTCGCTCCTACTAGGTCTGCAGTGGGTCTCAGGTGAATGCTCATCTCTATGTAAATTCTGTAAATGGAAGCGCAAGTGTGATTTTCACATTTTTTAGAACATTTGCACTTTTGTTGTTCAGGTTAAAAAATGTTTGGGTACCTCTCTAAGGCAATTTTAACAAAATGGATTTCAAGCTGAAATATGAACCACAAATCACATGCTTTTAATCTACCATTATATCTTTCGAACATTTAATTGCCCCTCCCTTTAGATGCCCAGAAGACATCCAGCTGGGATCTACTTTACAGACGGCAGATGTATGGAAATAAACTCAACAGTGTGCTCCAAGTTACACGTATGCCTCAGCAGCTACCTTCTCTAAGGACAGTCTTCATGTGTCATGCACCAAAGTATCACTGACGCTGAGGAGTTGCTATATACCCACAAAATAGGACATAGGTTGTTGTCACCCCACGTGTCAGAGTGGTGAGTGTATCTCGCAGCTAGTCACTGTGAATGAAACATATCACACTTCAGAATGTTTTAATAACTCATCCATTCTTAGTACGTAAATGTGCAGTGCGGTTTTGTAAAGATGTTGGTACAGGGTAGCACGGCATTCTGCATTTTCCAGACATGTTTGGACTCTGTATTGGATCTGTTTATTG is from Esox lucius isolate fEsoLuc1 chromosome 2, fEsoLuc1.pri, whole genome shotgun sequence and encodes:
- the nfat5b gene encoding nuclear factor of activated T-cells 5 isoform X2; this translates as MPSDFISLFSADLDLNSPKSLYSKESVYDLLPKELQLPSSTQRNPAAAMSQKSGGEVGPPPSAALASDATTITSSMTIGGLRSACPTFSASTMHSTTSATDQTSAHTAGGAPGEAVSSRAVVEMRSVEGGTGNSGSAGGGRAGGGEGVGAGSLGEEGSGRGPASQEVQQHHQMTPSKRRTVLNISPPPEDLFDDSRMSCQEEQFQDSEQSSSIWMDESASNFSIVSSSSYNDNTEVPRKSRKRTPRQRPGPKHAAAEEASMDVFDADSAKAPHFVLSQLCSENKTCPKGSSADGPQTTHQKGGTLACQFPQKSEGKELKMLVQPETQHRARYLTEGSRGSVKDRTQQGFPTIKLEGVNEAAVLQVFVGNDAGRVKPHGFYQACRVTGRNTTACKEVDIEGTTVIEVSLDPSNHMTLAVDCVGILKLRNADVEARIGVAGSKKKSTRARLVFRVNIPRPDGSVLTLQTSSSPILCTQPAGVPEILKKSLHSYSVRGGGEVFIIGKNFLKDTKVIFQENVSDETSWKAEAEIDMELFHQNHLIVKVPPYQNLAIASAVCVGIYVVTNAGRSHDMQPFTYTPEPAKAVDISVKKESLGKSCSFDERIKVVDSGLPMLPLVKREEVTPMEVSSNLPSAGLFKTPDVMSQLDLGSNNSPFSNTLPRPTNDPDKSQTAVFNSAEALSTMQKQDIGPTSSFPVPADSLLPSGPQPFLLEAREGLGQDRAGNNKGAVGRLSQLAEPQQPAPQQHQLPLFPVDDVAQLEQAVRQLHAKGYCSQQQQQIQQQQQIQQQQQQQIQQQQQQQIQQQQQLQQQQLQQQQIQQHQIQQQQQQIQQQQIRQKQQQLQQQQQQQQVLESLQQQLFQSQMPMQCSIFQGGSHGDNVEQRGSQQGMVQNHGSLFQQAQQQHQQQQKQQQQASLFQQANELLSIQTNFLQQAPAHPSPPLFHNPSPLAEVQDSQGQLFHTQEPSPTQEQVQAALFQNSLTVLSGTSLSPEQPPSAATLFLPQNALPGQPSANGSQQLAFLSALQTSVPESQTVFQAQTHLSPIQQGTPMEQQQPSQAQSHLPQQSSMFQNVSPHPPANTQSHQQQAGLLFCSNPLSSPEQPPSLLFSGQGQMPPMSSSNLNSQEPQSPSMLFSQASVVTVSQQEPSEPMAFQDQSQVVGNPSEPRQQTLFQEQQPMQLVSSSNNGPEQPVSLFMPQSGIASLQGGMAAQELPQTGMFSTQKGVVGLQTSTSSPVQQPGSLFQTPVSGSLNQTSQAHQPGLFLFGIQNECGQLINSPGTTLSDQIIAISQSGQNQRESEAQIQSLLNQSMSESVNMQNSMTTSQNMEKIDDLLVSLQEQGNNLTRSY
- the nfat5b gene encoding nuclear factor of activated T-cells 5 isoform X3, with translation MPSDFISLFSADLDLNSPKSLYSKESVYDLLPKELQLPSSTQRNPAAAMSQKSGGEVGPPPSAALASDATTITSSMTIGGLRSACPTFSASTMHSTTSATDQTSAHTAGGAPGEAVSSRAVVEMRSVEGGTGNSGSAGGGRAGGGEGVGAGSLGEEGSGRGPASQEVQQHHQMTPSKRRTVLNISPPPEDLFDDSRMSCQEEQFQDSEQSSSIWMDESASNFSIVSSSSYNDNTEVPRKSRKRTPRQRPGPKHAAAEEASMDVFDADSAKAPHFVLSQLCSENKTCPKGSSADGPQTTHQKGGTLACQFPQKSEGKELKMLVQPETQHRARYLTEGSRGSVKDRTQQGFPTIKLEGVNEAAVLQVFVGNDAGRVKPHGFYQACRVTGRNTTACKEVDIEGTTVIEVSLDPSNHMTLAVDCVGILKLRNADVEARIGVAGSKKKSTRARLVFRVNIPRPDGSVLTLQTSSSPILCTQPAGVPEILKKSLHSYSVRGGGEVFIIGKNFLKDTKVIFQENVSDETSWKAEAEIDMELFHQNHLIVKVPPYQNLAIASAVCVGIYVVTNAGRSHDMQPFTYTPEPAKAVDISVKKESLVVDSGLPMLPLVKREEVTPMEVSSNLPSAGLFKQTPDVMSQLDLGSNNSPFSNTLPRPTNDPDKSQTAVFNSAEALSTMQKQDIGPTSSFPVPADSLLPSGPQPFLLEAREGLGQDRAGNNKGAVGRLSQLAEPQQPAPQQHQLPLFPVDDVAQLEQAVRQLHAKGYCSQQQQQIQQQQQIQQQQQQQIQQQQQQQIQQQQQLQQQQLQQQQIQQHQIQQQQQQIQQQQIRQKQQQLQQQQQQQQVLESLQQQLFQSQMPMQCSIFQGGSHGDNVEQRGSQQGMVQNHGSLFQQAQQQHQQQQKQQQQASLFQQANELLSIQTNFLQQAPAHPSPPLFHNPSPLAEVQDSQGQLFHTQEPSPTQEQVQAALFQNSLTVLSGTSLSPEQPPSAATLFLPQNALPGQPSANGSQQLAFLSALQTSVPESQTVFQAQTHLSPIQQGTPMEQQQPSQAQSHLPQQSSMFQNVSPHPPANTQSHQQQAGLLFCSNPLSSPEQPPSLLFSGQGQMPPMSSSNLNSQEPQSPSMLFSQASVVTVSQQEPSEPMAFQDQSQVVGNPSEPRQQTLFQEQQPMQLVSSSNNGPEQPVSLFMPQSGIASLQGGMAAQELPQTGMFSTQKGVVGLQTSTSSPVQQPGSLFQTPVSGSLNQTSQAHQPGLFLFGIQNECGQLINSPGTTLSDQIIAISQSGQNQRESEAQIQSLLNQSMSESVNMQNSMTTSQNMEKIDDLLVSLQEQGNNLTRSY